In Candidatus Binataceae bacterium, the DNA window AGACGGCTTGATCAGCGATGAGCATTCACTTCTGGCCGAGCGCCAGCCAGAGGAGAGCTTCCCGATAGGCAGGGCCATCCGCACTATTGCCGGCGCAAGTGTCGCCGGGTTTCTGATTTTATCTTTGACCGGTGTGTGCACCTTCCGGGGACTGACAGTACTGCGAAAGCGGGTGGCCGAACTGTCGCAGCGCGACAGGGACCTGCAAGCGCGGGCCAGATTCATGGATGCAGTTCTCGAGAGCATGGACGAAGGCGTAGTGCTTCTGGATTCTGATATGAAAGTGTTTCGCTCCAACGCGGCCGCGGAACAACTGTTGAAGCGGGGCAGATCGCGCCTGCTTGGCGAACTGACGGCCCAGCTTGAACCAGGGTTAACCGAGGGCCCATTGCCATTCCGCTCCCAGGGTCTTCAGATTGCGGCGCATGGAGCTGCGGGGCTTCTGCATACAAAGCTGGACACGAGAAGCCCTGACGATCCAACCCTTACCTCTATAACCGCGAGCGGCACGACGCTGCGCGACGAAACCGGAAGGCTGGACGGAGCGGTGTTGTTGTTCCGCGATATAAGCGAGCAATCCTCGATGAAGAGCCGACTTGAGACGAATGAAGCGGTCCTGATCAGCCTTTTTCACTGTGGACTTGAAGCGGCATTCATCGCTACGCAGGAAGACTCGCTTTGTATCGGTGCTAACGATGGATTTCTGAAATTATGTGGCTATTCGCGGGACGAGATTCTGGGCTGGCCAATTGAGAAAGTGAGCGTGATCGATAATCCTGGCGAGCTCCGACAGGCCGTGGAGCAGGCGCGGCTTGGACAGATTGTGCGCGCTCCAGTTGGTTTTCGCGCCAAATCCGGACGCGCGTTCGACGCCGTCCTTTCCGTTCTCCCGATCGAAATTGATGGAATCGCTTGTCTTCTTTTCATCCTCAGGAGCGTCGAATGGCGGATCCAACCATCCCGGCTCGTACGCGATTTGTTTGGAACATTAGGTAGGCTTGTGAGCTGAAAGGGAGGCACGCCCGGGGATCGCCGAGGACGAGGCAGCAGGCGGCTCAACTGATTGCGATCAGAGAGCGAGAACCTCGTCGATTCTCTCGACGTGGCGGCGGGCTCTGGTTGGCGCCAATCTGACACCAATCGCGAACCCGGGCCAGGTGAGGACGTGCAGGCTCCCTGATTTATTTGGTGAGCCGGCGGAGAGCGTCACCCGGTCGCCCACCCTGCACGAACTTCCCCGATCAGGGTGGATGGCAGCCCTCCTCGCGTTCCACCCCGCGTCGCCATGCCACCGCCGGGTCGGTCAGTTTTACTTCGGCGATCTCGAACGAAGGTGGGTCAACATTCAATCGGCGTTGACGGTATGGACCGTCTCAAGCTGCCGTCAGGTCCTCTGGCGCCCGTTCACGACCGCGTTCAGTTCATCCACGATATCGATTAACTTCATGACCTGCGTGTCGAGGGGACCTTGTTCCTCTGGCGTCACCTCGCCATAGGCTCGCATGTAGCGCGCAGTCGCCTCGGTGAGGTTGATCGACAGGAGAGAAAGCTTGGTTGAAATTCGCCGACGGTTGGATAGAACCTGTGGAGCGAGCGCATAGCGTTCCTTGACTTTGAGAATTTCGTCGCGCAGTTGCCGGACTCGTTCGCGAATCGGCGCCCGTAGCGCATGGGGTACGTCGTCCTCGTAAATCGTCATCGCGAGACGGGGTGGGTCGGCCAGCCCTGCCTCGATGTCGAGGAGTGCATCCTCCAATATCCGCAGGGTGACGGAAAGCCGTCGCAGATGAGATTCCGTCATTGAACACTCTCGCCGACGAGGCGGCGGCCTCAATCGTTCCTGCAGCGCACACTCTCCCTGACCGTCGCGCTTGGATCGTGCTCCGCAATGTCAAGGGCAATTTTTCTCCAAGCGCC includes these proteins:
- a CDS encoding CHASE3 domain-containing protein — encoded protein: MHSLAYVRGLRYGITVLFALVLSAMAVIALAGYSSLESLLRNNQRSSHIQDIIDHLHSLRILLNEAEAREHNYLIRDDPHDLERFRSASAQARRQLHLLEALIGDQALQRRRLQSLEPLIEARFSTLNDSIQVRTQMGSEAALEMLRSSDGHPSADQVLPRIDGLISDEHSLLAERQPEESFPIGRAIRTIAGASVAGFLILSLTGVCTFRGLTVLRKRVAELSQRDRDLQARARFMDAVLESMDEGVVLLDSDMKVFRSNAAAEQLLKRGRSRLLGELTAQLEPGLTEGPLPFRSQGLQIAAHGAAGLLHTKLDTRSPDDPTLTSITASGTTLRDETGRLDGAVLLFRDISEQSSMKSRLETNEAVLISLFHCGLEAAFIATQEDSLCIGANDGFLKLCGYSRDEILGWPIEKVSVIDNPGELRQAVEQARLGQIVRAPVGFRAKSGRAFDAVLSVLPIEIDGIACLLFILRSVEWRIQPSRLVRDLFGTLGRLVS